CGCAGAAAAAATCAAATCAGGATGTAAAGCCAAATCGATTTGCTTCAATTGATTTTTTTCTTCTAAAATTAAATAGAAAAAACTCTCCGCCTCGCCAGCATCGTAAATTGGCGTCAGTTCTTGAAGGAATTCAGTTCTATATTCTTTTATTCTCATTTTAAAACTTATAATTCTTTTATCATCCAAACCGGACAACTGGTATGACCTGTACTTCCCATCGGAGAACAAATGTACTCGAAACCTGATTTTTTATATAATTTTTGGGCAGCATGCATAAAAGGCATCGTCTCTAAATAGCATTTTTCAAAACCAAAATCTTTGGCAGCTTGCAAACAAATTGCCATCATTTCACTTCCTATTCCTAAACCACGCGCTTCAGGCAGAAAATACATTTTTTGAAGTTCACAAATAGTCTCCGCTTCGTTTTCTAAAGGAGCAATTCCAGCACAGCCAATAATTCTAGCTT
Above is a window of Flavobacterium sp. 123 DNA encoding:
- a CDS encoding GNAT family N-acetyltransferase encodes the protein MEKFTIRKIEKKDNQSVAQLIRSVFDELNIPKVGTAYEDPYLDLMFEEYNKPKSVYYVVEKEARIIGCAGIAPLENEAETICELQKMYFLPEARGLGIGSEMMAICLQAAKDFGFEKCYLETMPFMHAAQKLYKKSGFEYICSPMGSTGHTSCPVWMIKEL